The nucleotide sequence CCCGTATCCctgtccctttctctctctctctctctcccatttctatcctcatatgtacggacacacccaaaaTCCATTGAAACCTTTatagatcgaggaaacaaattacgtattcgtgctcgtgaggcccgtaggagttcaaccatacctgATTTAAGTGTTGCTTGGGCTGGCTTGCCGCCCAGCTGCTTAGCATGCCAATTTTGGGATTGTTctattttatgaaaaattggaaaaataagaaTATTGAAGCTCTGCATCGTATCTTTCCAAGTGTATATGGCATGTCACTGAGAAACCTTTGAAATTTTCGTTTTTCCCTAGATGTGCAGTTCTGAGAAAAATGCAGTTTTGCctgtttttaattgaaaaattggAAGGATTGATCGtgtagaaaattatgaaagatcaACATTATAATTTTCAGTGTCTTAGCTTTTGTGTCCAACTAGACTTGTGTCCAAATTCGTATGCAAAGTCGATTTTCTGTTAAAAATCATCCAAGAAAGAATGGTGTGATGGGTGATATATCGTGAACCATTCTTGACGAATAGGCTATGGTGGTGCATTAAGGATATAAGTTCTCCATGGATGTGTCTACGGGTAGACCGCGGTGAATATGACAGAATATGCGTGTGGCAGAGCATTATCtttagtttcattggttagagTTTTTATAGATGTCTTGAGAGTTCTTGTAGGGAAAGTAATCCTAATTAAATTGGGAGACTATCTATGAGGAAATCTACGATAAGATATCCAATCTTCCTAGGATTACCTTGCCTATTTCCCAATatatcctaatttgacttgaattagggttttcaaactTGGTTGGGAAGTAATATCTTCAGTGGACTTAAGCCTAGAATGTCAGACTAAGAATGTAGGACTATGCTTCATGGGCTATGagcattttaatcatttttgctACCCAGGTGCCATGTGTCATGGTTTTAGAAAATTATGGTCCCccacacttcaagtgcttttcgatgattcacttgcatttttactaaagattgattccaaaaacattttcactagaAACACTTTCAACCATTTTAAACAGTTCCAAATGAAcccttagtatattttggttatggAATCACTAGCTGGTATAATGTGGCTTAAGGCCATTGATTATCTATGGCAACTTTTTGGTCGAAGGCCACTGAGGGTAAGTGTAAAGTTTAATTGAATACTGAACAttcaaaaacatttattttcataaatagtacaTTACATTCATATGGAATTCAACTGCGGAAGAGGCACTAGCCATAATGGTAGTACAAATACAGAGAGACACACACTAATAACATATACAACAAACTCATAACGATTTGTTGCAACTTATTCCAAATCAGAAGGAGTGAAGTTGAAAAAACTAAGAACAAGCCCCACAACATTCATCATTTGAAGTTACACTTGATAGAGAAAATCAGTGTCTCCAACATTATTGGCCAAAATATTTGAACTTCCCTTGCGCTTCTTGAGGAAATTTGTGAACCAATGGGTCGAATTTTTTGGGTACCTTTGGAGTCCGTCAAAATCCACATAGTTAATACCAAATCGAACTGTGTAGCCTTCACTCCATTGAAAGTTGTCTAAAATTGCCCATGCAAAGTATCCTTTCACATTACTACCCTTCCTGCaccacaaaataaataaatgatgaCTTGATATcactataaaatgcaatataGTCCAAATTAGTATTTCAACAAACACTTACTTGATTGCTGCATGAACGTAACAAAGGTGGCGATTGTAGTAGTCAATCCTAAATGGATCATGGAGGGCATCATCTAGTGATAAGTTGGAATCATTGAACTCATCAACGCCTGCAATATAATTCAGTACATATGTATTTAGTACTTTCTCTCAAAAAGAGAGATGTAGTTGGTTTTAAATTTAGATTTGGAATTACTCATCTGTATTTTAcatcaatatatacatatatatgtcagaaattaaaaagtgAAATTAAGTGAGGCTTAAAAGTGTCAATTACCATTCTCAGTAATGTAAATGATTGGATCACCATACTTATTCTTCGTGTAGAGTATAAAATCGTGAATTCCTTTCGGATAAACATATAACCAGTCTGAAGCAGCCTGTAATACCATTCGAAGATATTTGAGATTGTTAGGAATTGTATAAAATTAATCCTCCAAACACAAATAACTTAACCTAAAATTTGATGCGTACCTGAGGACCAATAGGAATGCCATCACGTTCAGCTGCCATAACACATATGAATGCGATCAATATTAGAATGTAATAAttctaagatattaattaattagtcgATAAAAGGTTTCCATTTGTACTCACTCAGTGTAATAACATGTGGATCGTATAAGTAACTTGCAGGTTTAGAATAATTCTTAGGTACATCAGTTGCATATAGAGCAGTATAATAGttcaatccaacaaaatcaaaagaccCAGTTAACATCTTGGATTCTTCTTCCGTGAATTTTGGCAATCGTTCTTTAACAAGGCCTTGCATGGTGTACGGGTAGTCCCCTCTTGTAATTGGATCCATAAACCtacaaagatgtgaaaattccAATAATCAACTTTATAAGTCATAAAAAGGAAATATAACCCACttgatttataaattaataatacacTTGCCATCCAAACATAAAATCCATAGCTCGATTTGCAGCATCTATATCTTCCTTTGCATCTGAGGCAGGCTCAAACCAATGTGACAATAGTGTTATTCCTATCACCCCATTTTGATATGCCTACAAAGAAAATTCAGAAAATGATTTGATGTAGTACCATACAAACTCCAAACTGTTTACCTCGATATACAAAAGGTTTCCTCTTGTGGTGGAACCTAATACTAGTGACTCAGAGAGATTTCAGACCCAAAAAAAAGGTAACTAACTAGTTAATTCATTATACCTGAAATTTATCTTTGTACACTTTTACAGCAGCTGCATGAGCAAGGAGTTGGTAGTGTGTTACCAAATAGGGTTCAGTACCCGAATCTCCACCAAGGCAGGTTGGGTCTTGCCAAGCAGAGCATCGTCCCGGTGCGTACATCCCGATTGTATAACCATGGTTACTGATGGTATATGGTTCATTCAATGTGATCCAGTGCTTCACTCGATCAccaaaaagtgaaaaacaaagttctgcGTAGTCTTTAAAGTCATCGCTGCGTGTCcaaatttcaaaacatttttgttAGATGTGGtacgtttttatttaattaagcaAATGACCAATATTACACTTAGGATAAAATTTGTTTACTTACACAATACGAGGGCTTAAGAAACCACCATATGCATCTTCTAACGCTTGGGGAACATCCCAGTGAAAGATTGTCACAAATGGCTGTATGCCTATATATAACATTATcggaacgaaaaaaaaaaaaattattagtttGATTCAATATTGTTTTATGAGGGCACGTTATTAAActctaattatatattaatggaTGGGATGATATATGAGATTAGATGGGAGGGATGATATATGAGATTAGGTAGCTTTGTCACCATTGCGAAGGAGTTCATTGATGAGATTGTCGTAGTATTCAATTCCCTTCCTGTTGACACCCCCACTCAGCGTGCCATCTAATAAttagaacaaaataatcaagtgAGTTAATACCTATCTATATATCGAAATCGAAATAAGTAAAACAGGTTAATCCATGAAGTAATTGGTTCCAAATCAAGTATATGGAAGCGGATGTCAACATTACTTGGTAACAATCTGGGCCATGAGATAGAGAACCTATAAGCATCCAACTTCATATCCTTCATAATTGCTACATCTTTCTGTAATGACAAGAAAGGCATACATAATTATAAGAAAGAagctaaaaattaattaaggatcTCATGTTCAATGTGCTCTTCAACTTCGTAGtgggaatttagggtttggagaataatattattccttgattgacaACCTTATAGAGGTGGTATTGATCAATGGCGACATCTCCATTGCTGCGATCATCGATTTTTTCTGTCATTAACCATaaaagtttttattatttagagcGTAAAGATGGTAGGAATCATAGAATGAGAACTATTATATATGTCCATGTAGTGCATGTATAGTCCATATGTATCGAAAAATATACAGACATATACTACATGCCCAAGCGTATTTGATGATAATATGTAGAAGACTATAACCTGGATGGTTGTGGGTGAAGGTGTCCCATATGCTTGGTCCTCTACCATCTACGTTCCATGCACCTTCTACCTGAAATATGCATATGCACattcaaactgaagatgtcaatATTCATACTTGGAATGAAACTGAAATGTgcatgtgcatatatatatgctatAGTTTTCTgacattgaaatcaaattagACCTATGTGATTATATGAaactcaaattaattaaagggtaaTTAAATAGCTAAGCCCTAGCAGGGACTGGCCTGGTAAGCTGCTGTAGATCCACCAAAGACGAACCCTGGTTTTAGAGCATCAAACTTGGTCCTGTCAAGTGAGTTACAGACAATGGGTTTATCTGGCTTAGCAGCTTTGGTGTTTGTCAATGCAAAGCCATTGAGTAGCAAGACACACAAGAGCAAAGAGCCTAAATCATGCATTGCCATAGTTAACTGGAGGGGTTTTGGTGATCGAGGTAGCTAGGTTGGTTCTTCCCCGCATATTGCACGGGGTTTATATAGCGGGCTACGTACCACGTCTAAACGTGAGAATAATTGATAAGCATTTATTTACTAAAATTTGATAAACACGTGCAGGCTTTAAAAAAGTGAAGACCACTAAAAAGTCCAAAGCAAAATATACTTTTGtcacaataataattaaatatgaatactgTTGGGATAATACATATTTGTACAAAAAACTAAATATACTTTTgtaacaataataattaaatatgaatacgtttgcaatattatatatatttttataagtaAATAATTTCTCAAGCATGTATGTAACGTAAAACTTTGGTGGATTGGTTTTGGGAAATATATCAAGGAATGGAATTAAGTAAagacaaatatttaaaaaaaaaaaaaaaatgaaaaatggagaAACGCAGTTCAGGATACTGTAGGATATGATACTTTTCATCTTTCGACTTTTTATCCTGTTGGGACCTCACTTGCAAGCAATGGCGGTACGCGCATGCATGGAATGGACCAGAAAAGTTAGAATCCGACCTCGCCGGatcttttttatgaaaataaaagagattatattttttttatatgtcaaAATTGATAGCACATAATCTCTATGTTAAATCATGTAGAATTGACAAATCGATTAAAACTTATATctactttcaaattttattacaTAACATTCTCCTTAGAATAgacatctcctttgaaaatgctcaaatttaataaattatcatACAATTTATTTGACcaatacataaattaataaaatttcaatatttcaaCGTGGTGAATGTGAGAATTGAAATTTCTTGATCTATTTTGAAGAATCACCCCATATATGAGGTGTGAAAATGTAGTTTACTCAACATGATTAGAGActtggaatgaggatcctctccggatcctctttgtttGGATTTCTGAAATTCTTAAATGGTGTCcgttcattatatatcgtgCTGTCATAAACCATTTTAAAtatctttaattaaaattaaacacaaacagtacctgaagaaaactgactgcacaatatacgataaacgaacacgatgtgaggattcctaggattctcacaaaaaggatttggagagaatcctcacaaagaggatccggagaggatcctcatacAAAGATATGTACTAGCTGAAGAGtcttttctctccttttcctTTCTTAAAGCATTCAAACCCCACTGCAAGTGACACCCATCCGAAGATGGGATTCCATCTGGATTCAAATTGTGGAGACCCTAGAGATGGGATCCCCTCATAAGACATAACCCTAACCCCTTAGCGACAATGACATCTTTGATATGACTGCATTTTTTATGACAACAACTCATCAactttaccaaaagaaaaagaagggaaagagTGGGAATCTGATTCTTCATTCCACACGTGGTGTAATAGAACCGAAATGCACGTTGAAGAAAAAAGTGTCCTGGCTAGTGATTTTGTGCCGGGGTTTTGTATACCCGGTGATTCGAATGGGTAGTGCGAGGTTTATAGTTTGCTGGAAGAGGGAAAACTTTGATTGGGAACGGATTTTTTTAAACAACCGGTATTATCTGCATTAAGAGAGTGAAGGAGTGggttaagcctcataatgagacagcaataatgtgattcaaattcacatttagcGAGAAtgaaacctaagacctctcacttacagcAAGTGAgaaggaatatcactaaaccgtagtactaagcgACTTCTATCGATAACATTGAAGCTGCATACTCTGAGGGCGTTGTTACAAGAAAGATTTCTGGGTTCTTGCTGGTGCATTCATTCCGTTTCTAGGTTGCTGGTGTTCTCGATCTTTGATTCATTTTGGTGCTTGAAACTTGTAACTCAAAATATACACAAGAACCGAGTCAATGAAGATGCATTCCTTAGTATGTCGTCATCTCAAcaatctctttttcttcttctaaatttGGGTTGATTAAACAATACccttagggggcgtttgttgtaccggactatctcggactggattagcttaaaggactaagttggactggcttagactagactaaactggactaacttagtgaagcgtttggtgcagtattgaactaagaagctggataataacaaattctaatattattttatttaatatataaattattaatattttattatgatcttatctttttctccatcttttcctaccatttccgtcccactattttcctcttctctcatcgtcccaccctctccctctttttttcctctcagacctctcaattcatgtctctttctcattcctggtcaaacttcTTATTGATtgcagtctctatttctctgtcctccctccctctctagctatgcgttgttcgaacggaacctcacggctccaattttcccaacgagttgcaggtttcccgatgtgttttttggccaaccctcattaaattggatgaagttagtaccgccaaaaaattcatcaccatccctaaaccgagatcttagctttgcatgctcgaatttgtcatggatttgaagaagcccaaacaggccgagacttccaggccattttccggtcacattcgaccacattttggcctcgattcaagtaaaatcgtaatattgtcactcccagcttcaatttggtatattttatatgagaattggttgtgaaatggatctgaaagagagtcgggaagttaatgattgatctaggtgaccggcgatgatgaggagtctgtcgggagtgatcgttgagcatgacaaggacgagaaatagaggatagtcttagctagtcccatggttattggggggtctcactaagacctcttagtgaagggttttgtccatgctagtcccctttagtctcattaatgttagtcccagcatggaacaaacacagtattggactaatagctagtccagtccagtccagtcccagttagtgagggcaaacaaacaccCCCTTAGTTTCATAATCTGTTATGCTACTGCGATTCTCAAGTTACATGCTACCAACACCATAATCAGAAATAGTCTATATATAGCATAGCCCCGCCAAAAATAAGAAGAGGAACATATGTGAAACGGAGGCCCCAATGTGACTGCCGTTTTCTAAACCCAGCAGGGCGTCATGCATTGTAATTTTTATACATGCAATTGAATGATTGCTTTGAGACACCTCCGTTTCTATGCAAGTCCTTCTCCTAAATAAGCGTTATGaataaaatagtaaaacaaTTAAGAGAAGTTCATTCCAATTACAACACACAAGTTGCatgttaaatatataaaaacatacACAGATCTAAGCTTAGaacactagaagaaaaaaactcaTCTACCATGGTCGATGTCCATGATAAATTACAATCAATCACGGACACTATGTCCATTAATAATCTGAACATGATAAAAAGTCTCAAATTCTACTACGGGCTATGTCCATTATCAAATATAAGGAAACCACAAATTGTACCGTTGACAAATTGAAGCAAtcaattgaaatag is from Pyrus communis chromosome 10, drPyrComm1.1, whole genome shotgun sequence and encodes:
- the LOC137747185 gene encoding cyanogenic beta-glucosidase-like isoform X2; translation: MAMHDLGSLLLCVLLLNGFALTNTKAAKPDKPIVCNSLDRTKFDALKPGFVFGGSTAAYQVEGAWNVDGRGPSIWDTFTHNHPEKIDDRSNGDVAIDQYHLYKKDVAIMKDMKLDAYRFSISWPRLLPNGTLSGGVNRKGIEYYDNLINELLRNGIQPFVTIFHWDVPQALEDAYGGFLSPRIVDDFKDYAELCFSLFGDRVKHWITLNEPYTISNHGYTIGMYAPGRCSAWQDPTCLGGDSGTEPYLVTHYQLLAHAAAVKVYKDKFQAYQNGVIGITLLSHWFEPASDAKEDIDAANRAMDFMFGWFMDPITRGDYPYTMQGLVKERLPKFTEEESKMLTGSFDFVGLNYYTALYATDVPKNYSKPASYLYDPHVITLTERDGIPIGPQAASDWLYVYPKGIHDFILYTKNKYGDPIIYITENGVDEFNDSNLSLDDALHDPFRIDYYNRHLCYVHAAIK
- the LOC137747185 gene encoding beta-glucosidase 12-like isoform X1 encodes the protein MAMHDLGSLLLCVLLLNGFALTNTKAAKPDKPIVCNSLDRTKFDALKPGFVFGGSTAAYQVEGAWNVDGRGPSIWDTFTHNHPEKIDDRSNGDVAIDQYHLYKKDVAIMKDMKLDAYRFSISWPRLLPNGTLSGGVNRKGIEYYDNLINELLRNGIQPFVTIFHWDVPQALEDAYGGFLSPRIVDDFKDYAELCFSLFGDRVKHWITLNEPYTISNHGYTIGMYAPGRCSAWQDPTCLGGDSGTEPYLVTHYQLLAHAAAVKVYKDKFQAYQNGVIGITLLSHWFEPASDAKEDIDAANRAMDFMFGWFMDPITRGDYPYTMQGLVKERLPKFTEEESKMLTGSFDFVGLNYYTALYATDVPKNYSKPASYLYDPHVITLTERDGIPIGPQAASDWLYVYPKGIHDFILYTKNKYGDPIIYITENGVDEFNDSNLSLDDALHDPFRIDYYNRHLCYVHAAIKKGSNVKGYFAWAILDNFQWSEGYTVRFGINYVDFDGLQRYPKNSTHWFTNFLKKRKGSSNILANNVGDTDFLYQV